The following coding sequences are from one Lipingzhangella halophila window:
- a CDS encoding response regulator transcription factor: MIRVLLADDQALVRAGFRALLDSAADINVVAEADDGAEAVRLVRSERPDVVLMDIRMPGTDGLAATERIVTDPDLSGTRVVILTTFDVDEYIFEALRLGASGFLVKDTEPEDLLQGVRVVARGDALLSPNVTRRLIADYARRPRRPEPDTRLNELTEREREVVALVGAGLTNEEIAERLVLSPATAKTHVSRAMVKLRARDRAQLVVIAYETSLVTPGWFD, encoded by the coding sequence GTGATCCGGGTACTGCTCGCCGACGACCAGGCACTGGTGCGCGCCGGGTTCCGCGCACTGCTCGACAGCGCCGCCGATATCAATGTCGTGGCCGAAGCCGACGACGGCGCCGAGGCCGTACGGCTGGTGCGGTCCGAACGGCCCGACGTCGTCCTGATGGACATCCGGATGCCCGGAACGGACGGTCTGGCGGCGACGGAACGGATCGTCACCGACCCCGACCTCTCGGGGACCCGCGTCGTCATCCTCACGACGTTCGACGTCGACGAGTACATCTTCGAGGCGCTGCGGCTGGGGGCGAGCGGGTTCCTGGTCAAGGACACCGAGCCCGAGGACCTGCTGCAGGGCGTCCGGGTGGTCGCCCGTGGCGACGCCCTCCTCTCACCGAACGTCACCCGCCGGCTCATCGCCGACTACGCCCGCCGGCCGCGCCGCCCGGAACCCGACACCCGGCTGAACGAGCTCACGGAGCGGGAACGCGAGGTCGTGGCGCTGGTCGGTGCCGGGCTCACCAACGAGGAGATCGCCGAGCGCCTGGTCCTGAGCCCGGCGACAGCGAAGACGCACGTCAGCCGGGCCATGGTGAAGCTGCGGGCGCGCGACCGCGCCCAGCTGGTAGTTATCGCCTACGAGACGAGCCTCGTGACCCCCGGCTGGTTCGACTGA
- a CDS encoding cytochrome ubiquinol oxidase subunit I, translated as MLEDPLLLARLQFALTAGTHYMFVALTLGLAPFILFGQLRATIARDEARMRAVRFWGGLYLVNYGMGVLSGLVMELQLATNWSGLNDMFGYAFSAPLAVETMAAFFIESTFLGLWIFGWDRMSRWSHLACFVIVTATAYASAYWVLVANGFLKNPVGFEMRDGEAVLTDSGALLSNPSTLLAFGHIVTSALLLGGLAVAAVSAYHLARGHDPGGMFRRGITSGLTVTAVAIMPVAAVGGTQYSLFGNEPPTSGQSLSAAEIARIEQDYGSGGAARVVGDIGHALMTMCWMIIAVVAAVGLVLWLVNRLHRLRWFHWVLVFSPFLPYIASVSGWVFRETGRQPWTVTHHLTTADAMTQMSPGMAVLSFSLFTAAFAVLATVTYWLLVRFARRGPEGGPLAPRPEPPESDPQLPVHRF; from the coding sequence ATGCTGGAAGATCCCCTGCTGCTGGCGCGACTGCAGTTCGCGCTGACAGCGGGCACCCACTACATGTTCGTGGCGCTCACCCTCGGGCTGGCCCCTTTCATCCTGTTCGGCCAGCTTCGCGCCACGATCGCGCGTGATGAGGCCCGGATGCGGGCGGTACGTTTCTGGGGCGGCCTCTACCTGGTGAACTACGGGATGGGCGTGCTCTCCGGTCTCGTCATGGAGCTGCAGCTCGCGACCAACTGGAGCGGGCTGAACGACATGTTCGGCTACGCGTTCTCCGCGCCGCTGGCGGTCGAGACGATGGCGGCGTTCTTCATCGAGTCGACGTTCCTGGGGCTGTGGATCTTCGGGTGGGACCGGATGAGCCGCTGGTCGCATCTGGCCTGCTTCGTCATCGTGACCGCCACCGCGTACGCGTCGGCGTACTGGGTGCTGGTCGCGAACGGCTTCCTGAAGAACCCGGTCGGTTTCGAGATGCGGGACGGGGAGGCCGTGCTCACCGACTCCGGCGCGCTGCTGAGCAACCCCTCGACGCTGCTGGCGTTCGGCCACATCGTTACCAGCGCGCTGCTGCTGGGCGGCCTCGCCGTGGCGGCGGTGAGCGCCTACCACCTCGCGCGGGGCCACGACCCCGGCGGGATGTTCCGCCGCGGGATCACCAGCGGTCTCACCGTCACGGCGGTGGCGATCATGCCGGTGGCGGCCGTCGGCGGCACGCAGTACTCCCTCTTCGGAAACGAACCGCCGACGTCCGGGCAGTCGCTGAGCGCCGCGGAGATCGCGCGCATCGAGCAGGACTACGGCAGCGGTGGTGCGGCGCGCGTCGTGGGGGATATCGGGCACGCGCTGATGACGATGTGCTGGATGATCATCGCCGTAGTCGCGGCTGTCGGGCTGGTCCTCTGGCTGGTCAACCGCCTGCACCGGCTGCGGTGGTTCCACTGGGTCCTGGTGTTCTCCCCGTTCCTGCCCTATATCGCCAGCGTCAGCGGGTGGGTGTTCCGCGAGACCGGGCGCCAACCCTGGACGGTCACCCACCACCTGACGACCGCGGACGCGATGACCCAGATGTCGCCCGGTATGGCGGTGCTCTCCTTCTCCCTGTTCACCGCCGCCTTCGCGGTCCTGGCGACGGTCACGTACTGGCTGCTGGTGCGCTTCGCGCGGCGCGGCCCCGAGGGCGGGCCACTCGCGCCCCGGCCGGAGCCGCCCGAGTCCGATCCGCAGCTCCCGGTCCACCGTTTCTAG
- a CDS encoding cytochrome d ubiquinol oxidase subunit II, protein MEIAAVLVLAGLVVGYFVLAGCDIGLGMLLPYLARTPGERRRLVSATAPYFLGTEVWLVGAVGVVAGLFPAVKSEVIVAQWPVFTAILAGWLWRDAGLWLRPRADHAAWRGVWDAAITAGSWTLALGWGLVVGGLLSGGRPLSLFGIACAVTVALLFALRGAAFGAERLVPNEPHQPLGPAGAAGAAETAREAGPGSSDVRTAASSVGTAVAAPATAGAASRENIAESADVAAGATRHLARGAVVALLLAALTTVLPGTAPPDRPLEGAAVAAGLALALVATAGLWGPRLSRHTSALAMTAPPVAIALAVDLPVVAAPQETLALLGYALAPLIPVMLLGQVWLYRMLRRPAASTGFFA, encoded by the coding sequence ATGGAGATCGCCGCCGTACTCGTACTCGCCGGACTGGTGGTGGGGTACTTCGTGCTCGCGGGCTGCGACATCGGCCTGGGCATGCTGCTGCCCTACCTGGCGCGCACCCCCGGCGAGCGCCGCCGCCTGGTATCGGCGACCGCGCCGTACTTCCTCGGCACGGAGGTGTGGCTCGTCGGGGCGGTCGGAGTCGTCGCGGGGCTGTTCCCCGCGGTGAAGAGTGAGGTCATCGTCGCCCAGTGGCCGGTCTTCACCGCGATCCTGGCCGGATGGCTGTGGCGCGACGCGGGCCTGTGGCTGCGGCCGCGCGCGGACCACGCGGCGTGGCGCGGCGTGTGGGACGCGGCGATCACCGCGGGAAGCTGGACGTTGGCGCTGGGATGGGGGCTGGTCGTCGGCGGGCTGCTCAGCGGCGGCCGACCGCTCTCCCTCTTCGGGATCGCCTGCGCGGTGACCGTCGCGTTGCTCTTCGCGCTCCGCGGGGCCGCCTTCGGGGCCGAGCGGCTGGTGCCGAACGAGCCGCACCAGCCGCTCGGACCGGCGGGAGCGGCCGGCGCGGCGGAGACGGCCCGGGAAGCCGGGCCCGGTTCCTCGGACGTCCGCACCGCGGCCTCCAGCGTGGGCACCGCGGTCGCGGCGCCGGCAACCGCCGGTGCCGCCTCCCGGGAGAACATTGCCGAGAGTGCCGACGTCGCGGCGGGCGCGACCCGACACCTCGCGCGGGGCGCTGTGGTGGCACTGCTGCTCGCGGCCCTCACAACGGTGCTGCCCGGGACCGCACCGCCGGACCGGCCACTGGAGGGCGCCGCCGTGGCGGCCGGACTCGCGCTGGCGCTGGTGGCGACCGCGGGGCTGTGGGGGCCGCGGCTGTCGCGGCACACATCGGCGCTGGCTATGACGGCACCTCCGGTGGCCATAGCGCTGGCGGTGGACCTTCCCGTTGTCGCGGCGCCGCAGGAGACTCTCGCGTTGCTGGGCTACGCGCTGGCGCCGCTCATTCCGGTCATGCTTCTTGGTCAGGTGTGGCTGTACCGGATGCTGCGCCGGCCCGCCGCCTCGACGGGGTTCTTCGCCTAA
- a CDS encoding Dabb family protein translates to MGIRHVALFRWADGVTSDQIAEVEGALERLPAVIPQLRGYTFGRDLGISANTYDFGVVADVADEDGFTAYRDHPDHQAAREIIVSLAVDRASLQFAIPDPD, encoded by the coding sequence ATGGGAATCAGACATGTCGCGTTGTTCCGCTGGGCCGATGGGGTTACGTCCGACCAGATCGCGGAGGTGGAAGGGGCACTGGAGCGGTTGCCCGCGGTGATTCCGCAGCTCCGCGGCTACACCTTCGGGCGCGATCTCGGTATCAGCGCGAATACCTACGACTTCGGGGTGGTGGCCGACGTCGCCGACGAGGACGGCTTCACCGCGTATCGGGACCATCCCGACCACCAGGCCGCCAGGGAGATCATCGTCTCGCTTGCCGTCGACCGCGCCTCCCTGCAGTTCGCTATCCCCGACCCGGATTAG
- a CDS encoding Uma2 family endonuclease, with product MVVELPERPNTNERKLRRLAESLDVPEGYRVEILGGNIVVSPHGSSVHSITMIQIAEQLGRQLPDEFERLVEYDVESADDHDYEPAPDVVVVPRPVVDEDLPRVEADAVEMVVEIVSRGNWKTDHTTKTAVYARWNIPIYLLVDPREGSTVLHHDPDPARGEYQATHRQPYGATVELPDPLGGVRIDTSGFRLYKSR from the coding sequence ATGGTTGTGGAACTACCGGAACGGCCCAACACGAACGAGCGGAAGCTGCGCAGGTTGGCCGAAAGCCTAGATGTTCCCGAGGGCTACCGAGTGGAGATCCTCGGAGGGAACATCGTCGTGTCGCCACATGGCTCAAGCGTGCACTCGATCACGATGATCCAGATCGCGGAGCAGCTGGGCCGGCAGCTCCCCGACGAGTTCGAGCGGCTCGTCGAGTACGACGTCGAGTCAGCCGACGATCACGACTACGAACCGGCTCCCGACGTCGTGGTCGTGCCGCGGCCGGTCGTCGACGAGGACCTGCCCCGTGTCGAGGCCGACGCGGTGGAGATGGTCGTGGAGATCGTCTCGCGGGGTAACTGGAAGACCGACCACACGACGAAGACCGCGGTGTACGCGCGCTGGAACATCCCGATCTACCTGCTCGTCGATCCCCGCGAGGGCTCGACGGTGCTGCACCATGACCCCGATCCAGCGCGGGGCGAGTATCAGGCCACGCACCGGCAGCCCTACGGGGCGACGGTGGAGCTGCCGGACCCTCTTGGGGGAGTGCGGATCGATACGTCGGGGTTCCGGCTGTACAAGTCGCGCTGA
- a CDS encoding DUF6406 domain-containing protein encodes MAHEVGAQEKITYGRNDRFEGGPVGGGRFWVDDQGRPAAKIGGPYDWRPSNMIDVRVGDTFTVGGQTWKITDIVDPDSPDAYLLAIRVM; translated from the coding sequence GTGGCCCACGAAGTAGGTGCTCAGGAGAAGATCACGTACGGGCGGAACGACAGGTTCGAGGGTGGGCCCGTGGGAGGAGGGCGGTTCTGGGTTGACGACCAGGGGCGCCCGGCAGCGAAGATTGGCGGGCCGTACGACTGGCGGCCCAGCAACATGATCGACGTTCGGGTCGGTGACACGTTCACGGTCGGCGGGCAGACCTGGAAAATCACCGATATCGTCGATCCCGATTCCCCCGACGCCTATCTGCTCGCGATACGGGTCATGTGA
- the secA2 gene encoding accessory Sec system translocase SecA2 yields the protein MAESVRRLLGKPGAVDLRPYTKLLESIEAREPDLRELTDAELTEKAVELGNAELPYESADLVELCATGREAARRSLDERPYDVQLLGVMALLDGHIAEMATGEGKTLAGALAAAGFALRGKRVHILSVNDYLARRDAEWMRRLYDLMGVTVGWIGEESTREERRKAYAAEVTYASVSELGFDVLRDRMATDEDDRVVPEPEIALIDEADSVLVDEARVPLVLAGAAESTEADVEMAEIVRTLKPGIHYEVDDEGRNVQLTDAGIDAVEDKLGDVDLYDEDDTSVLPRVNLALHAHVLLQRDVHYVVRDGAVRLINESRGRIALLQRWPDGLQAAVEAKEKVEVSETGEVLDSITVQSLVVRYPTRCGMTGTAMAVAEQLREFYELEVAVIPPNKPNIRVDEDNRLYAWREEKEDALVAEVASVHETGRPILIGTQDVSESELLAKRLADEGLECVVLNAKNDADEAAIIAEAGTYGAITVSTQMAGRGTDIRLGGSEMADRERVVEAGGLYVMGFGRYPSSRLDDQLRGRAGRQGDPGSSLFFVSLDDDLVVNHASETRGYTSEADGEITEPAWREMVDHAQRVAESQILDIHRNTWRYNQLIDVQRSVVLEQREEVLCNSLGDRQLAVDCQATHSELVEEVGAEEVARAARLVTLHHLDRGWTEHNAFLAELREGIHLRFLGRRDPLDEFNRDAVPAFKGFLDEARTRAAETFSELEARDGHIDIAAVGVKRPSMTWTYMVHDHPFSSALETVVGKLKGQGRASG from the coding sequence ATGGCTGAGAGTGTCCGCAGGCTCCTGGGCAAGCCAGGCGCTGTGGACCTGCGGCCCTATACCAAGCTTCTGGAATCGATCGAGGCCCGTGAGCCGGATCTGCGCGAGCTGACGGACGCCGAGCTGACGGAGAAGGCCGTCGAGCTCGGTAACGCCGAACTGCCCTACGAGTCCGCGGACCTGGTCGAACTGTGCGCGACCGGACGCGAGGCCGCGCGGCGCTCCCTTGACGAGCGGCCGTACGACGTCCAGCTCCTTGGGGTCATGGCGCTGCTCGACGGGCACATCGCCGAGATGGCCACCGGTGAGGGCAAGACCCTGGCGGGGGCGCTGGCCGCGGCGGGGTTCGCACTGCGCGGCAAGCGCGTGCACATCCTCAGCGTCAACGACTACCTCGCGCGCCGGGACGCCGAGTGGATGCGCCGGCTGTACGACCTTATGGGCGTCACTGTCGGCTGGATCGGGGAAGAGTCCACCCGCGAGGAGCGCAGGAAGGCCTACGCCGCCGAGGTCACCTATGCCTCGGTCAGCGAGCTCGGTTTCGATGTGCTGCGCGACCGGATGGCCACTGACGAGGACGACCGCGTCGTGCCCGAACCCGAGATCGCACTGATCGACGAGGCCGACTCCGTCCTGGTGGACGAGGCCCGGGTACCTCTGGTGCTGGCGGGCGCCGCCGAGAGCACCGAAGCCGACGTCGAGATGGCCGAGATCGTACGGACCCTCAAGCCCGGGATTCACTACGAGGTCGACGACGAGGGGCGCAACGTCCAGCTCACCGACGCCGGGATCGACGCCGTTGAGGACAAGCTGGGCGACGTCGACCTGTACGACGAGGACGACACGTCGGTCCTGCCGCGCGTCAACCTGGCCCTGCACGCACACGTGCTGCTGCAGCGCGATGTGCACTACGTCGTCCGCGACGGCGCGGTGCGGCTGATCAATGAGTCGCGTGGCCGCATCGCACTGCTGCAGCGGTGGCCTGACGGCCTGCAGGCCGCGGTCGAGGCCAAGGAGAAGGTCGAGGTGAGCGAGACCGGCGAGGTGCTCGACTCGATCACCGTGCAGTCCCTGGTGGTGCGCTACCCGACCCGTTGCGGCATGACCGGTACCGCCATGGCGGTGGCCGAACAGCTCCGCGAGTTCTACGAGCTTGAGGTCGCGGTCATTCCGCCGAACAAGCCGAACATCCGGGTCGACGAGGACAACCGGCTCTACGCCTGGCGCGAGGAGAAGGAGGACGCCCTCGTCGCCGAGGTGGCGTCGGTGCACGAGACCGGCCGCCCGATCCTCATCGGCACCCAGGACGTCTCAGAGTCCGAGCTGCTGGCCAAGAGGCTGGCCGACGAAGGGCTGGAGTGCGTCGTCCTGAACGCCAAGAACGATGCCGACGAGGCCGCCATCATCGCCGAAGCGGGCACGTACGGCGCCATAACGGTCTCCACTCAGATGGCGGGCCGGGGTACCGACATCCGGCTCGGCGGTAGCGAGATGGCTGACCGCGAGCGCGTCGTCGAGGCCGGCGGGCTCTATGTCATGGGCTTCGGCCGCTATCCCAGTAGCCGCCTCGATGACCAGTTGCGCGGGCGCGCTGGGCGGCAGGGCGACCCTGGTAGCTCGCTCTTCTTCGTGAGTCTCGACGACGACCTGGTCGTGAACCACGCGTCCGAGACGCGCGGCTACACCTCCGAGGCCGATGGCGAGATCACCGAGCCCGCCTGGCGGGAGATGGTCGACCACGCCCAGCGGGTGGCCGAGAGCCAGATCCTGGACATCCACCGCAACACGTGGCGCTACAACCAGTTGATCGACGTGCAGCGCAGCGTGGTGCTGGAGCAGCGCGAGGAAGTGCTGTGCAACTCGCTCGGCGACCGCCAGCTCGCCGTCGATTGCCAGGCCACACACAGCGAGCTGGTCGAGGAGGTCGGCGCCGAGGAGGTCGCGCGGGCCGCCCGGCTGGTCACACTCCACCACCTGGATCGCGGCTGGACCGAGCACAACGCCTTTCTCGCCGAGCTCAGGGAGGGCATCCACCTGCGTTTCCTCGGGCGGCGCGACCCACTCGACGAGTTCAACCGCGATGCGGTGCCGGCGTTCAAGGGTTTCCTGGACGAGGCGCGCACCCGCGCCGCTGAGACGTTCAGCGAGCTCGAAGCGCGGGACGGACACATCGACATCGCGGCCGTCGGCGTTAAGCGCCCCTCGATGACCTGGACCTACATGGTGCACGACCACCCGTTCAGCTCGGCCCTGGAGACCGTTGTGGGCAAGCTCAAGGGGCAGGGACGCGCGAGCGGATAG